In Oceanotoga teriensis, the genomic window ACACATATGGAAAACACCTTTTACATTTACATCTAATTGTTTTGAAAAATCTTCAACAGAACTAGTTTCAAGACTTCCAATTAAAGTAATACCAGCACAATTAACTAAACCATTAATTTTACCAAATTTTTCTAAGGCTTTATTAACAACATTTTGGGTTTCTTCAAATTTAGTTAAATTAGCTTTTACATAAATGGCATTATCATGTTTAAAATTTAAATTTTCTTCTATGCCACAGCCAACTATTTTTGCTCCTTCTTCTATGAAACGTTTAGCTATTCCTTCACCAATACCAGAGCTTGCTCCTGTAATTATTATTACTTTATCTTTTAAACGCATTAATAACACCTCTTATTCAATATTTAATTTTTGAGCTAATTGTTTTAATTCATCTTTTAAAAATGGCTTTGACTCTATAGAATCTCTATCAGAATTTGAAAGGGTAACTGAGCCTATTAAATTAGAATCTAAATCTTTTAATACATTAGAAAGAACTTGATTACCGGCATCAAATTGAATATCAAAATCTGGAGCGCCTCCAACCATTATAATTGCACCTTTTCTTAAAAAATGATCAGGTTTATCCTTTCTTACATGACTTGCCCAATAAACTTGTAATCTATCGATTATTATTTTTAATGGACCAGTTACTGTATGAAAATACATTGGTGAAGCAAAAACAATATTGTTTGCTTCTTCAATTTTTTTGTAGATCTCTTGCATATCATCTTTTATCGCACAATTTTTTTTATGCCAACAGAATCTACAATCTTTACAAGGAGATACATGAGTGTTATAAGCATCTATTATTTCAAATTCATGATCTAATTGATCAGTTAAAACATCTAACATTTGTTTAGTATGGCCATTTTTTCTTGCTGAACCAAAAAAAATCAAAGTTTTCATAAAAACACCTCATTATTTAAAAAAGTTAAAAGATTTAGAAAGTATTTCAACATTTATTTTTCCAGATTTAAAGATTTTACCTGTTTTCTGATTTATAATAACTACTTTAGCTGGAGAATACATTTCCATAGGAACTTTGTAAAAATCACATCCATTTTCTTCATATATATCCTTAAACATTGCCCCATATGATTTACATTTATCAGAAGTTATTTTATTTATTATTGAACTTATTTCTATATCTTCACAATCAACAGTAAAAGTACACTGTCCACCATAAATTAAACAATCATTTAGTCTACCCATTGCTAATAAATCATCTTTTACTACAGGCGGTATTACACAAAAACCATGCGCTTCAATAATATTTTTTAAATTAAAACCTTCTTCTTTTAGTCTATGTAAAGATTGTTCTATAATTCTTGCAGAAACTTCTACTGAACATGCAATACTTCCACTTGAAGCAACAAGAATATAAACATCTTTTGCTTCAACTCCACTTGCTTCTATTAGATCTATTACTTCATTTTCAGAAGGAATTCTACTCATTTCAGCGGTCAAAATAGCTTTATGATATTTATCAGAGTAATCAGAATATTTTTTAAACCAATCATTATCTTTTCTTGAAATAAGTCTTCCAGGACCAGCTAAAACAGGTGCGAATTTACCAGGTTTTAATTCCCAACCAGAAATATTACAACCTGCCTGCTGTAAAACTACATAATCGGAGTAAACATGTACAGCATTATAATATACATCATCAATTGCTAATGGAAAAGTTTCATAATTTATTTTGTTTAATCCACCATAAAGAATTTCAGTCATTAATTTAGCACATTCCCAACTACCACAAACATTTACACCGCAATCAATAATTGTGGCTTCTTTTATCTTATGAATATTTATTTTATATTTTTCTGGATCTGATAAAAGTTTTTTTACTAATTCGAAAGATCTTTCATTTACGCTAAGCATTTGTTTTTTCCTCCTTTTCCTTTTTTAAAGGACATTTAAATTTTGAGATAATTATTTTAAATGAAAATAATGATATTATTAAATAACTTATAGATATATATAAGCCTTGTTTTGGTAAAAAAGCTATTTTATCATTATGAATTAAACCTATACAAGAACAGAAGCTTAAAATTAATCCAAACAAAAAAGCTTTTTTATGATCTTTATCTATTAAACAAGCAAGCCAACAAGCAATTAATAAACTTGATAAAAATGCTCCACTACCTAGAATATTTAATCCATTCATTGGAAGATTAAAATTTTGAAAATTTTCAACGGGAATAGAATTTATATCAATACCAGTAGAATTTATTGCAGAATTTACTAAGGTTTTAATTAATTCAGCTACTATTGGTAATAAAGAAATTAAAATAACACTAAAATATTTTTTATCTATTTTTTCAAAAGTATCAACAGTGACAGTTAAACCTACAAATATTAAAAGAATCATTACCACTTCATAAGGAATTATATTCATCATTACACCTGAAATACCGGTAAATCCAATTAATAAATAGGTGATTCCTACAACTAAAGAATAACCAGCTCTTGCATCTATAGATTTCCAACCAGGATGACCATAATAAACAGTTGTTGGAAATGGGTTTCCTATTAAACTTCCAATTAATGTGAATAAACCATCCATTAACATAGATCTTTTTTGAGGATAAGAATCACCAGCTAATTTAGCACTTTCAACTCCTTGAAGAGTAGTTAAAAAATTTGCTATTTGAAGAGGTATTATTACTGGTAA contains:
- a CDS encoding flavodoxin family protein, giving the protein MKTLIFFGSARKNGHTKQMLDVLTDQLDHEFEIIDAYNTHVSPCKDCRFCWHKKNCAIKDDMQEIYKKIEEANNIVFASPMYFHTVTGPLKIIIDRLQVYWASHVRKDKPDHFLRKGAIIMVGGAPDFDIQFDAGNQVLSNVLKDLDSNLIGSVTLSNSDRDSIESKPFLKDELKQLAQKLNIE
- the mch gene encoding methenyltetrahydromethanopterin cyclohydrolase is translated as MLSVNERSFELVKKLLSDPEKYKINIHKIKEATIIDCGVNVCGSWECAKLMTEILYGGLNKINYETFPLAIDDVYYNAVHVYSDYVVLQQAGCNISGWELKPGKFAPVLAGPGRLISRKDNDWFKKYSDYSDKYHKAILTAEMSRIPSENEVIDLIEASGVEAKDVYILVASSGSIACSVEVSARIIEQSLHRLKEEGFNLKNIIEAHGFCVIPPVVKDDLLAMGRLNDCLIYGGQCTFTVDCEDIEISSIINKITSDKCKSYGAMFKDIYEENGCDFYKVPMEMYSPAKVVIINQKTGKIFKSGKINVEILSKSFNFFK
- a CDS encoding uracil permease, whose product is MNFKYKWWGKGDLDASFGLFFDGFSKIFTAVGIMLFVFGMPVSLVIGKMLPAIGLISFLGNFWYFYEAKELAKKEKRHDVTSQPFGIGGPITLSWIFLIMGPVYWKTGDSNLAFQVGLAAGFIGGLIEILGAFIGNFLIDFIPKSALLGNLASGAFVWLSISGILVVFNKPEIAVLPLLIVIMSYLGNFNLKIKIPAGILAIILGTFISWANGYMNFDKLITSFNYIGFYTPNFFIKDIFIGLKEINSYLPVIIPLQIANFLTTLQGVESAKLAGDSYPQKRSMLMDGLFTLIGSLIGNPFPTTVYYGHPGWKSIDARAGYSLVVGITYLLIGFTGISGVMMNIIPYEVVMILLIFVGLTVTVDTFEKIDKKYFSVILISLLPIVAELIKTLVNSAINSTGIDINSIPVENFQNFNLPMNGLNILGSGAFLSSLLIACWLACLIDKDHKKAFLFGLILSFCSCIGLIHNDKIAFLPKQGLYISISYLIISLFSFKIIISKFKCPLKKEKEEKTNA